Proteins encoded together in one Micromonospora kangleipakensis window:
- the murD gene encoding UDP-N-acetylmuramoyl-L-alanine--D-glutamate ligase: MRLSDLRGRTVAVWGAGREGRAAVTAIAAHGPAGLVVVDDSANFLTLPWEGPLAEAAPLVTGEEGFDRLAAADVVVRSPGVPNTHPWMVELRRRSVPVTQGSALWMADHADRTVGVTGSKGKSTTSSLISHLLTAMDRPNVFGGNIGVPLLDLPEAELYVLELSSYQCADLTDSPRVAVVTALFPEHLDAHGGEREYYQDKLNLLAHGPRTVVVNGADPRLALELGDRAAVRAGSPDATSVANGPDGTPWFHLRDQPLFPRAVLPLVGRHNEGNLCVALAVLDALGVDVVARKDSLALAVAEFQGLAHRLTEIPDPSGLTFVDDTLATSPYAAMHAIDAYEGRPLTVIVGGTDRGLDYTPLRDHLAEREITVIGIPDSGPRIVAALAGLPAVRTELADDLVAAVGLSRKLTPAGGVVLLSPAAPSYGRFRNFEHRSEVFAQAVADTAR; the protein is encoded by the coding sequence GTGCGCCTGTCTGACCTGCGCGGACGTACCGTCGCCGTCTGGGGCGCCGGCCGGGAGGGCCGGGCGGCGGTGACCGCGATCGCCGCGCACGGCCCCGCCGGCCTGGTCGTCGTGGACGACAGCGCCAACTTCCTCACGCTGCCCTGGGAGGGGCCGCTCGCCGAGGCCGCGCCCCTGGTCACCGGCGAGGAGGGCTTCGACCGGCTGGCCGCCGCCGACGTGGTGGTCCGCTCGCCGGGGGTGCCGAACACCCACCCCTGGATGGTCGAGCTGCGCCGCCGTAGCGTGCCCGTCACCCAGGGCAGCGCGCTGTGGATGGCCGACCACGCCGACCGCACGGTCGGGGTGACCGGGAGCAAGGGCAAGAGCACCACGTCGAGCCTGATCAGTCACCTGCTGACCGCGATGGACCGGCCCAACGTCTTCGGCGGCAACATCGGTGTGCCGCTGCTCGACCTGCCCGAGGCCGAGCTGTACGTGCTGGAGCTCTCCAGCTACCAGTGCGCCGACCTGACCGACTCGCCCCGGGTGGCCGTGGTCACCGCCCTCTTCCCCGAGCACCTGGACGCGCACGGCGGCGAGCGGGAGTACTACCAGGACAAGCTCAACCTGCTCGCGCACGGCCCGCGGACGGTCGTGGTCAACGGCGCCGACCCTCGGCTCGCCCTGGAGCTGGGCGACCGCGCGGCCGTCCGCGCCGGCTCGCCGGACGCCACCTCCGTCGCCAACGGCCCGGACGGCACGCCCTGGTTCCACCTGCGGGACCAGCCGCTCTTCCCGCGGGCGGTGCTGCCCCTGGTCGGCCGGCACAACGAGGGCAACCTGTGCGTGGCGCTCGCCGTGCTCGACGCGCTCGGCGTCGACGTGGTCGCCCGGAAGGACTCCCTCGCGCTGGCGGTCGCCGAGTTCCAGGGGCTCGCCCACCGGCTCACCGAGATCCCGGACCCGTCCGGCCTCACCTTCGTCGACGACACCCTCGCCACCAGCCCGTACGCGGCGATGCACGCGATCGACGCGTACGAGGGCCGGCCGCTCACGGTGATCGTCGGCGGCACCGACCGGGGCCTGGACTACACCCCGCTGCGGGACCACCTGGCCGAGCGGGAGATCACCGTGATCGGCATCCCGGACAGCGGTCCCCGGATCGTGGCGGCGCTCGCCGGGCTGCCGGCGGTGCGCACCGAACTCGCCGACGACCTGGTCGCCGCGGTGGGGCTGTCCCGCAAGCTCACCCCGGCCGGCGGGGTGGTGCTGCTCTCCCCGGCGGCCCCGAGCTACGGCCGGTTCCGCAACTTCGAGCACCGCTCCGAGGTCTTCGCCCAGGCGGTCGCCGACACCGCCCGCTGA
- a CDS encoding maleylpyruvate isomerase family mycothiol-dependent enzyme codes for MTQSLVVAAEQRQADRDQAAAVGEAEGRATLALLRQLRDDDWQRRTDATEWDVRTTVSHLVAQAEDALRLRTMLRRELVGRLHRRGKIPVDAHTAVGVDEHRSDRGPELVERFAVLWPQAVRARRRRPALLRRARMSLGMPGVPRVRVAYLLDVILNRDLWMHRADLARATGKLFVIAEHDRHIVAQVMRDLALQWSAAPVALELTGPAGGTWLIGSGELVAVVRADAVAYLRALAGRDDNVDLELVSGDAAVLTALRQARIPF; via the coding sequence ATGACCCAGTCCCTCGTCGTGGCCGCAGAGCAGCGGCAGGCTGACCGCGACCAGGCGGCGGCGGTCGGCGAGGCCGAGGGGCGGGCGACCCTGGCCCTGCTCCGGCAGCTTCGGGACGACGACTGGCAACGCCGTACCGACGCCACCGAATGGGACGTCCGCACGACGGTCTCCCACCTCGTCGCCCAGGCCGAGGACGCGCTCCGACTGCGCACCATGCTGCGCCGGGAACTCGTGGGACGCCTCCACCGCCGCGGCAAGATCCCCGTCGACGCCCACACGGCCGTCGGGGTCGACGAGCACCGGTCGGACCGGGGGCCGGAGCTGGTCGAGCGGTTCGCGGTGTTGTGGCCGCAGGCGGTACGGGCCCGTCGGCGCAGGCCCGCGCTCCTGCGCCGGGCCAGGATGAGCCTGGGGATGCCGGGGGTGCCGCGCGTCCGCGTCGCCTACCTGCTCGACGTCATCCTCAACCGGGACCTGTGGATGCACCGGGCGGACCTGGCCCGGGCCACCGGCAAACTCTTCGTCATCGCCGAGCACGATCGGCACATCGTCGCGCAGGTCATGCGGGATCTCGCGCTCCAGTGGTCGGCGGCACCGGTCGCGCTGGAACTCACCGGCCCGGCCGGGGGCACGTGGCTGATCGGCTCGGGCGAGCTCGTGGCCGTCGTCCGCGCCGACGCGGTCGCCTACCTGCGCGCCCTGGCAGGCCGCGACGACAACGTCGACCTGGAACTCGTCTCCGGCGACGCAGCCGTCCTGACCGCGCTCCGCCAGGCCCGCATCCCCTTCTGA
- a CDS encoding PucR family transcriptional regulator — protein MSAVFPTVREVLALDPVRHGAPRLVAGEAGLDRPVRWVHVAEVPDIATLLNGRELVLTTGIGLPADDAGLRAFIGALADVGVSGLVVELGRRYVSGVPRVMAAAAERRGLPLVELRRATPFVRITEAVHALIVDAQLTELRATEEIHQRFTELSVEGADAAEVVRQAAELAGSPVVLENLSRQVLAYDPAGESAELLLDGWEQHSRRIRPDGRTAYDLDSGWLVTTVGARGQDWGRLLLRWPSGDLAAAGTPAGDGSPPTRLTILVERAASTLALGRLIRRDAEGLERQIHRTLLTALLDHSRPVDEVGLRARALGVVLERRHLVGVVVRHRSDDPDGGPQAGPARLRDLAEAVGQALREAKLTALTSAMDDQAVGALLALPEAEAEERALAAFAAALRRVRLDPRPAPGTPAAVIVAAGSGVSSLREARRSLVEARQIADAARRDRRELPVFRLPHVGLAGLLHLLRDEPRLQTFVERELGGLLAYDAQHPREQLLGTLRAYLEQGRNKSAAAAAAHLSRPAFYERLARIGRILDVDLDSVDACLSLHVALLALDAVRDT, from the coding sequence GTGTCGGCCGTGTTCCCTACCGTCCGTGAGGTTCTCGCGCTCGACCCGGTCCGCCACGGCGCCCCGCGCCTGGTCGCCGGGGAAGCGGGGCTGGACCGGCCGGTCCGCTGGGTGCACGTGGCCGAGGTGCCGGACATCGCCACCCTGCTCAACGGGCGGGAGTTGGTGCTCACCACCGGGATCGGGCTTCCGGCCGACGACGCCGGGCTGCGCGCCTTCATCGGCGCCCTGGCCGACGTCGGCGTCTCCGGGCTGGTGGTCGAGCTGGGTCGCCGCTACGTCAGCGGGGTGCCCCGGGTGATGGCGGCGGCCGCCGAGCGGCGCGGGCTGCCGCTGGTGGAGCTGCGGCGGGCCACCCCGTTCGTCCGGATCACCGAGGCGGTGCACGCGCTGATCGTGGACGCCCAGCTCACCGAGCTGCGCGCGACGGAGGAGATCCACCAGCGGTTCACCGAGCTCTCCGTCGAGGGCGCTGACGCGGCCGAGGTGGTTCGGCAGGCGGCCGAGCTGGCCGGCAGCCCCGTGGTGCTGGAGAACCTGTCCCGGCAGGTGCTGGCGTACGACCCGGCGGGGGAGAGCGCCGAGCTGCTGCTGGACGGCTGGGAGCAGCACTCCCGGCGGATCCGGCCGGACGGGCGCACCGCGTACGACCTGGACAGCGGCTGGCTCGTCACCACCGTCGGCGCCCGGGGTCAGGACTGGGGGCGGCTGCTGCTGCGCTGGCCGAGCGGCGACCTCGCCGCCGCCGGCACGCCGGCCGGCGACGGCTCGCCACCGACCCGGCTGACCATCCTCGTCGAGCGGGCCGCGTCGACGCTGGCGCTGGGCAGGCTGATCCGACGCGACGCCGAGGGGCTGGAACGGCAGATCCACCGCACCCTGCTCACCGCGCTGCTCGACCACTCCCGACCGGTGGACGAGGTGGGGCTGCGGGCCCGCGCGCTCGGCGTGGTGCTGGAGCGTCGGCACCTGGTCGGCGTGGTGGTCCGGCACCGGTCCGACGACCCCGACGGCGGACCGCAGGCCGGCCCGGCCCGGCTGCGGGACCTGGCCGAGGCGGTCGGGCAGGCGCTGCGCGAGGCCAAGCTCACGGCGCTGACCAGCGCCATGGACGATCAGGCCGTCGGCGCGCTGCTCGCGCTGCCGGAGGCCGAGGCGGAGGAGCGGGCGCTCGCCGCGTTCGCCGCCGCGCTGCGGCGGGTACGCCTCGATCCCCGGCCGGCGCCGGGCACCCCCGCTGCGGTGATCGTGGCCGCCGGTTCCGGGGTGTCCAGCCTGCGCGAGGCGCGCCGCTCGCTGGTGGAGGCGCGGCAGATCGCCGACGCCGCCCGCCGGGACCGCCGGGAGCTGCCCGTCTTCAGGCTGCCGCACGTCGGCCTGGCCGGCCTGCTGCACCTGCTGCGGGACGAGCCGCGGTTGCAGACCTTCGTCGAGCGGGAGCTCGGCGGCCTGCTGGCCTACGACGCCCAGCATCCCCGCGAGCAGCTCCTCGGCACCCTGCGGGCGTACCTGGAGCAGGGCCGGAACAAGTCCGCGGCGGCCGCGGCGGCGCACCTGTCCCGGCCCGCGTTCTACGAGCGGCTGGCCCGGATCGGCCGGATCCTCGACGTCGACCTGGACTCCGTCGACGCCTGCCTGTCCCTGCATGTCGCCCTGCTCGCCCTGGACGCGGTGCGCGACACCTGA
- a CDS encoding TrmH family RNA methyltransferase, whose product MRSATRPVAGAVRGVRQNRRVPVHEITDPDDDRIADYRALTDVELRTRWEPPHGLFIAEGELVLRRALRAGYPARSYLVDAKRADQLADLDTGDAPVYAATQEVLQRATGFHVHRGVLASFHRKPLPSAAEVLAGARRAVILEDVNNHTNLGAIFRAVAALGVDAVLLSPSCADPLYRRSVRVSMGEVFAVPYAKLEPWPDALAQVRAAGFTVLAMTPAPDAVPIQRLDAAQRARAALLMGAEGAGLTRAAMEASDVRVVIPMRRGVDSLNVAAATAVACWELGRDDPL is encoded by the coding sequence ATCCGCTCCGCGACGCGGCCGGTGGCCGGGGCGGTGCGGGGCGTCCGGCAGAATCGTCGGGTGCCCGTCCACGAGATCACCGACCCCGACGACGACCGGATCGCCGACTACCGCGCGCTGACCGACGTCGAGCTGCGTACCCGCTGGGAGCCCCCGCACGGCCTGTTCATCGCCGAGGGGGAGCTGGTGCTGCGGCGGGCGCTGCGGGCCGGCTATCCGGCCCGGTCGTACCTGGTCGACGCGAAGCGGGCCGACCAGCTCGCCGACCTCGACACCGGCGACGCCCCGGTCTACGCGGCCACCCAGGAGGTGCTCCAGCGGGCCACCGGCTTCCACGTGCACCGGGGCGTGCTCGCCTCGTTCCACCGCAAGCCGCTGCCGAGCGCGGCCGAGGTGCTGGCCGGCGCCCGGCGGGCGGTCATCCTGGAGGACGTCAACAACCACACCAACCTCGGCGCGATCTTCCGGGCCGTGGCCGCCCTCGGCGTGGACGCGGTGCTGCTCTCCCCGTCCTGCGCCGACCCGCTCTACCGGCGCAGCGTCCGGGTCAGCATGGGCGAGGTCTTCGCCGTCCCGTACGCGAAGCTGGAGCCCTGGCCGGACGCGTTGGCGCAGGTCCGGGCGGCCGGCTTCACGGTGCTGGCGATGACGCCCGCGCCGGACGCGGTGCCGATCCAGCGGCTGGACGCGGCGCAGCGCGCCCGCGCGGCCCTGCTGATGGGGGCCGAGGGGGCCGGCCTGACCCGGGCCGCCATGGAGGCCAGCGACGTCCGCGTGGTGATCCCGATGCGGCGCGGCGTCGACTCGCTCAACGTCGCCGCCGCCACCGCCGTGGCCTGCTGGGAGCTGGGCCGCGACGACCCGCTCTGA
- a CDS encoding dihydrofolate reductase family protein codes for MGKIIYWVHQSVDGCIEGPNGEFDWPVMGKELSAYSLEQSERAGAFVYGRKVWEMMSYWWPRAESMSDAHGRAFAPIWRRTPKIVLSRTLETADHGARVIGADLVEQVAALKAEPGGDLLLTGGSGAAAALTDHGLIDEYQVIVHPVALGGGKPVFPPKDRLALRLVGSRSFDGASVLLRYERAS; via the coding sequence ATGGGCAAGATCATCTACTGGGTGCACCAGTCCGTCGACGGCTGCATCGAGGGGCCGAACGGCGAGTTCGACTGGCCCGTGATGGGGAAGGAGCTCTCCGCGTACTCCCTGGAGCAGAGCGAACGGGCCGGCGCGTTCGTCTACGGGCGCAAGGTCTGGGAAATGATGTCGTACTGGTGGCCGCGGGCCGAGTCGATGTCCGACGCGCACGGTCGGGCGTTCGCGCCGATCTGGCGGCGTACCCCGAAGATCGTCCTGTCCCGCACCCTCGAAACGGCCGACCACGGGGCCCGGGTCATCGGCGCCGACCTGGTCGAGCAGGTCGCCGCCCTCAAGGCGGAGCCGGGCGGGGACCTCCTGCTCACCGGCGGCTCGGGTGCCGCCGCGGCGCTGACCGACCACGGTCTGATCGACGAGTACCAGGTCATCGTGCACCCGGTCGCCCTCGGCGGCGGCAAGCCGGTCTTCCCGCCCAAGGACCGGCTCGCCCTGCGCCTGGTCGGATCCCGCAGCTTCGACGGCGCGAGCGTGCTGCTGCGCTACGAACGAGCCAGCTGA
- a CDS encoding thymidylate kinase, whose amino-acid sequence MAGPLMIALVGVDGSGKSTQARALTRRLTAGGTPASYFENAGGRPLWNRLARTLGRRDGVALFGRTLYPALEATVRALAMSRTLLWSRLTGRTAVLDRWTWCQYVIMAARGDRGGRAVRAAYALFPRPTVVCFLATSPAVARDRVTARGIDTEELAHLRALDAAYRALPEFGTVVVVDGDGDPDEVAAALDRVVSPLVRG is encoded by the coding sequence GTGGCCGGTCCCCTGATGATCGCCCTGGTCGGCGTCGACGGCTCGGGCAAGAGCACCCAGGCGCGGGCGTTGACGCGCCGGCTCACCGCCGGCGGCACCCCGGCGAGCTACTTCGAGAACGCCGGCGGGCGCCCGCTGTGGAACCGGCTCGCCCGGACCCTCGGCCGGCGTGACGGGGTGGCGCTCTTCGGCCGTACCCTCTATCCGGCCCTGGAGGCGACGGTTCGCGCGCTGGCGATGAGCCGGACGCTGCTGTGGTCCCGGCTGACCGGCCGCACGGCGGTGCTGGACCGCTGGACCTGGTGCCAGTACGTGATCATGGCGGCCCGCGGCGACCGCGGCGGACGGGCGGTCCGGGCCGCGTACGCGCTCTTCCCCCGGCCGACCGTGGTCTGCTTCCTGGCCACCTCGCCGGCGGTGGCGCGGGACCGGGTAACGGCCCGGGGCATCGACACCGAAGAGTTGGCGCACCTGCGCGCGCTGGACGCCGCGTACCGGGCGCTGCCCGAGTTCGGGACGGTCGTGGTGGTCGACGGGGACGGCGACCCGGACGAGGTGGCGGCGGCGCTGGACCGGGTGGTGTCACCCCTGGTCCGGGGCTGA
- a CDS encoding GNAT family N-acetyltransferase yields the protein MEYRLVDRLPTVEEFVAVTSAVGWTDAYDPAAIPASLAASLHGVVAVEGNRVIGIGRLVGDGAIYYYLQDLAVRPERQRRGVGAAILGRLEEWIAARASPRTFVGLFAAGESVGLYRRFGYAVHDDMTGMFRVGPYRPPHGGPGH from the coding sequence ATGGAGTACCGCCTGGTGGACCGGCTGCCCACCGTCGAGGAGTTCGTCGCCGTCACCTCCGCCGTCGGCTGGACCGACGCGTACGACCCGGCGGCGATCCCGGCCTCGCTGGCCGCCTCGCTGCACGGAGTGGTCGCGGTCGAGGGCAACCGGGTGATCGGGATCGGGCGGCTGGTCGGCGACGGGGCGATCTACTACTACCTGCAGGACCTCGCGGTGCGGCCGGAGCGGCAGCGGCGCGGGGTCGGCGCGGCGATCCTGGGCCGGCTGGAGGAGTGGATCGCCGCCCGGGCCTCGCCCCGGACGTTCGTCGGGCTCTTCGCCGCCGGGGAGTCGGTCGGCCTCTACCGCCGCTTCGGGTACGCCGTGCACGACGACATGACCGGCATGTTCCGCGTCGGCCCGTACCGGCCCCCGCACGGCGGGCCGGGGCACTAG
- a CDS encoding transglycosylase domain-containing protein: protein MPSPRSPLSRLFTVLLAGALAGLVLAVAALPSGLLGGQVAKAALGAYVELPDALRTPAQPQRSYLYANDGKTLITTFYDVNRTDVPLAEIAPVMRQAIVAAEDRRFYSHGGADLRGIARALVANVRGGGTEQGGSTLTMQYVRNVLKTDPTRTAEERQAATEQTVGRKLQEIRYASAVEKSLSKDEILNRYLNIAYFGSGAYGVAAASQRYFGKAPADLTLGEAALLAGLVQSPDEYSPIDGDKARALERRAYVLDAMAETGAISEAQAAAAKAEPLTLHPTAQPNGCTAVAQGHDDWGFFCGYLRQWWLTQPAFGNTVKEREQALRRGGYTVVTSLDPKVQQTAQQQATGVYGYDNKRALPIAAVEPGTGRVLAMAVNRHYSLDENPAGQANRPNTVNPLISGGASVDGYQAGSTFKLFTILAALEAGKTLSTGFDAPSKLPTRYAAEGEGACDGKWCPANANPEWMDGYRMMWDGFGRSVNTYFVWLAEQVGPAKAVEMAQRLGIKFRADSDAAFARDDAENWGAFTLGVAATTPLDLANAYATVAAEGTYCTPLPVVSVTAANGEKVAVGQPSCKKVLEPDVARAATDAARCPVGQQSAYGQCNGGTATSVDRIVGRPVAGKTGSSERNATETFVGFTPQVAVAGIAANPDDSTDLVGAPVQAKVIDAVARVIKTTVSGQPVQDFTAPSRELAGDPQRPKPQPTPRPEQPRQQQDRGIPSDLLRWLQNRRG, encoded by the coding sequence ATGCCGTCACCCCGGTCGCCGCTGTCGCGGCTCTTCACCGTGCTCCTCGCCGGCGCCCTCGCCGGGCTCGTCCTCGCGGTCGCCGCGCTGCCCAGCGGCCTGCTCGGCGGGCAGGTCGCCAAGGCGGCCCTCGGGGCGTACGTGGAGCTGCCCGACGCGCTGCGCACCCCCGCGCAGCCCCAGCGCTCCTACCTCTACGCCAACGACGGCAAGACCCTGATCACCACGTTCTACGACGTCAACCGCACCGACGTGCCGCTGGCCGAGATCGCCCCGGTGATGCGGCAGGCGATCGTCGCGGCCGAGGACCGGCGCTTCTACTCCCACGGCGGCGCCGACCTGCGCGGCATCGCCCGCGCGCTGGTCGCCAACGTCCGCGGCGGCGGCACCGAGCAGGGCGGCTCCACGCTGACCATGCAGTACGTCCGCAACGTGCTCAAGACCGACCCCACCCGCACGGCCGAGGAGCGGCAGGCCGCCACCGAGCAGACCGTCGGGCGCAAGCTCCAGGAGATCCGGTACGCCTCCGCGGTGGAGAAGTCCCTCAGCAAGGACGAGATCCTCAACCGCTACCTGAACATCGCCTACTTCGGCTCCGGGGCGTACGGCGTCGCGGCGGCCAGCCAGCGCTACTTCGGCAAGGCGCCGGCCGATCTGACCCTGGGCGAGGCGGCCCTGCTCGCCGGGCTGGTGCAGTCGCCGGACGAGTACAGCCCGATCGACGGCGACAAGGCCCGGGCGCTGGAGCGCCGGGCGTACGTGCTCGACGCCATGGCCGAGACCGGCGCGATCAGCGAGGCGCAGGCCGCCGCGGCCAAGGCGGAGCCGCTCACGCTGCACCCGACCGCCCAGCCCAACGGCTGCACCGCGGTCGCCCAGGGGCACGACGACTGGGGCTTCTTCTGCGGCTACCTCCGCCAGTGGTGGCTGACCCAGCCCGCCTTCGGCAACACCGTGAAGGAGCGCGAGCAGGCGCTGCGGCGCGGCGGCTACACCGTGGTCACCTCGCTGGACCCCAAGGTCCAGCAGACCGCGCAGCAGCAGGCCACCGGCGTCTACGGGTACGACAACAAGCGCGCCCTGCCGATCGCGGCGGTCGAGCCGGGCACCGGCCGGGTGCTCGCCATGGCGGTGAACCGGCACTACAGCCTGGACGAGAACCCCGCCGGGCAGGCCAACCGCCCGAACACCGTCAACCCGCTGATCTCCGGCGGCGCCAGCGTCGACGGCTACCAGGCCGGCTCCACCTTCAAACTCTTCACCATCCTCGCCGCGCTGGAGGCCGGCAAGACCCTCTCGACCGGCTTCGACGCCCCCAGCAAGCTGCCCACCCGGTACGCCGCCGAGGGCGAGGGCGCCTGCGACGGCAAGTGGTGCCCGGCCAACGCCAACCCGGAGTGGATGGACGGGTACCGGATGATGTGGGACGGCTTCGGCCGCTCCGTGAACACCTACTTCGTCTGGCTGGCCGAGCAGGTCGGGCCGGCGAAGGCGGTCGAGATGGCGCAGCGGCTCGGGATCAAGTTCCGGGCCGACTCCGACGCCGCATTCGCCAGGGACGACGCGGAGAACTGGGGTGCGTTCACCCTCGGCGTGGCCGCCACCACCCCGCTCGACCTGGCCAACGCGTACGCCACCGTGGCCGCCGAGGGGACGTACTGCACCCCGCTGCCGGTGGTCTCGGTGACCGCCGCGAACGGCGAGAAGGTGGCCGTCGGCCAGCCGTCCTGCAAGAAGGTGCTGGAGCCCGACGTGGCCCGGGCGGCCACCGACGCGGCCCGCTGCCCGGTCGGCCAGCAGTCGGCGTACGGGCAGTGCAACGGTGGCACCGCGACCTCGGTCGACCGGATCGTCGGCCGGCCGGTGGCCGGCAAGACGGGCAGCTCGGAGCGGAACGCCACCGAGACGTTCGTCGGCTTCACCCCGCAGGTGGCCGTCGCCGGCATCGCCGCCAACCCGGACGACTCGACCGACCTGGTCGGCGCGCCGGTGCAGGCGAAGGTGATCGACGCGGTGGCCCGGGTGATCAAGACCACGGTCAGCGGCCAGCCGGTGCAGGACTTCACCGCGCCGAGCCGCGAGCTGGCCGGCGACCCGCAGCGGCCGAAGCCGCAGCCGACCCCGCGGCCCGAGCAGCCGCGGCAGCAGCAGGACCGGGGCATCCCCTCGGACCTCCTGCGCTGGCTGCAGAACCGCCGCGGCTGA
- a CDS encoding SPFH domain-containing protein yields the protein MDFALVLLAAVALIVVVTLIKAVRIVPQQRQDVVERLGKYKRTLNPGLNLLVPFIDAVRTKVDMREQVVSFPPQPVITSDNLVVSIDTVLYFKVVDAVRATYEISSFLQAIEQLTVTTLRNVIGSLDLERALTSRDEINRHLSGVLDETTGRWGIKVTRVEIKAIEPPASIRDSMEKQMRAERDRRAAILTAEGHKQSQILTAEGEKQSAVLRADGDRQARILQAEGQAKAIRTVFDAIHQANPSQKVLAYQYLQALPQIANGTANKVWIIPAELTKALEGMGGALGGLSQMVGDLPAPEAADHASQVEREAAEAAQAAAAAAQRIHDEVRVAEAQATGGAKPQGLPAPEPVSPDSLLNDPSDQRERG from the coding sequence ATGGACTTTGCATTGGTGCTGTTGGCCGCCGTGGCGTTGATCGTCGTGGTGACGCTGATCAAGGCGGTGCGGATCGTGCCGCAGCAGCGCCAGGACGTGGTCGAACGGCTCGGCAAGTACAAGCGCACCCTGAACCCGGGCCTCAATCTGCTGGTCCCCTTCATCGACGCGGTCCGCACCAAGGTGGACATGCGGGAGCAGGTGGTCAGCTTCCCGCCGCAGCCGGTGATCACCTCGGACAACCTGGTCGTCTCGATCGACACGGTGCTCTACTTCAAGGTGGTCGACGCGGTCCGGGCGACCTACGAGATCTCGAGCTTCCTCCAGGCCATCGAGCAGCTCACCGTCACCACGCTGCGGAACGTGATCGGTTCGCTGGACCTGGAGCGCGCGCTGACCAGCCGGGACGAGATCAACCGGCACCTCTCCGGGGTGCTGGACGAGACCACCGGCCGGTGGGGCATCAAGGTCACCCGGGTCGAGATCAAGGCGATCGAGCCGCCGGCGAGCATCCGCGACTCGATGGAGAAGCAGATGCGCGCCGAGCGGGACCGGCGGGCGGCGATCCTCACGGCCGAGGGGCACAAGCAGTCGCAGATCCTCACCGCCGAGGGTGAGAAGCAGTCCGCCGTGCTCCGCGCCGACGGTGACCGGCAGGCCCGGATCCTCCAGGCGGAGGGCCAGGCGAAGGCGATCCGGACGGTCTTCGACGCGATCCACCAGGCCAACCCGAGCCAGAAGGTGCTCGCCTACCAGTACCTCCAGGCGCTGCCGCAGATCGCCAACGGCACCGCCAACAAGGTCTGGATCATCCCGGCCGAGCTGACCAAGGCTCTTGAGGGGATGGGCGGCGCGCTGGGCGGTCTGAGCCAGATGGTGGGTGACCTCCCGGCGCCGGAAGCGGCCGACCACGCGAGCCAGGTCGAGCGCGAGGCCGCCGAGGCGGCGCAGGCCGCCGCCGCCGCGGCCCAGCGGATCCACGACGAGGTACGCGTCGCCGAGGCGCAGGCCACCGGCGGTGCGAAGCCGCAGGGGCTGCCCGCGCCGGAGCCGGTCTCCCCGGACAGCCTGCTCAACGACCCGTCGGACCAGCGCGAGCGGGGCTGA
- a CDS encoding NfeD family protein, with the protein MDAVVWIVLGVVLAVAEIFTTTLFLIMFAAGAFAAAGAAALGAPVALQALVFAVVSALSVAVVRPVIWRHARSALESGDQPFGVEAIEGSTALVLERVDAEHGMVKIDGELWSARSYDVTQSFAPGERVQVIKVRGATALVWQDDISHPGELPEAKR; encoded by the coding sequence GTGGACGCCGTGGTGTGGATCGTGTTGGGTGTGGTGCTGGCGGTCGCCGAGATCTTCACGACGACGCTCTTCCTGATCATGTTCGCTGCCGGGGCGTTCGCCGCCGCCGGGGCGGCCGCGCTCGGTGCCCCCGTGGCGCTGCAGGCGTTGGTCTTCGCGGTGGTCTCCGCGCTCTCGGTGGCGGTGGTCCGGCCGGTCATCTGGCGGCACGCCCGGTCGGCGCTGGAGAGCGGCGACCAGCCGTTCGGCGTGGAGGCGATCGAGGGCTCCACCGCGCTGGTGCTGGAGCGGGTGGACGCCGAGCACGGCATGGTCAAGATCGACGGCGAGTTGTGGAGCGCCCGCTCGTACGACGTGACGCAGAGTTTCGCCCCCGGTGAGCGGGTGCAGGTGATCAAGGTCCGGGGCGCCACCGCCCTGGTCTGGCAGGACGACATTTCCCACCCCGGTGAGCTTCCCGAAGCGAAAAGGTGA